One window of the Anaerobranca californiensis DSM 14826 genome contains the following:
- a CDS encoding P1 family peptidase — MAVVKKISDYGIKIGKLETGEKNKISDVKGVKVGHVTLNYGNIKTGVTAILPHEANLFKEKVMAASYVLNGFGKAIGIIQINELGTIETPIILTNTLNIGIAADALIEYMLINNEDIGYTTGTVNPVICECNDGFLNDIRGRHIKKEHIFEAINNACIDFVEGSVGAGTGMSCFGLKGGIGSASRKFNIKSKEYTIGALVLSNFGTMEDFLLDGKKVGKSIKKIDERDESEKERGSIIVILATDAPMSERQLRRLCKRGGAGIVRTGSYLGNGSGDIIIAFTTQNRIKHYEEDGEIAIKMLNDNMIDIAFKGAVEAVEEAILNSLICAETTEGRDGNIRFSLKDYIEKIMYDYKNL; from the coding sequence ATGGCAGTGGTTAAAAAAATAAGTGACTATGGTATTAAGATTGGAAAACTTGAAACTGGAGAAAAGAATAAAATAAGTGATGTGAAAGGAGTTAAGGTTGGACACGTAACTTTAAATTATGGAAATATTAAAACTGGAGTTACAGCAATTTTACCTCATGAGGCTAATTTATTCAAAGAGAAAGTTATGGCAGCAAGCTATGTTTTAAATGGATTTGGAAAAGCGATAGGTATTATTCAAATAAATGAACTTGGAACTATTGAGACACCTATAATATTAACAAATACATTAAATATAGGAATAGCAGCCGATGCATTAATTGAATATATGCTTATAAATAATGAAGATATAGGTTATACAACAGGAACTGTAAATCCTGTTATATGTGAATGTAATGATGGATTTTTAAATGACATAAGAGGAAGACACATTAAAAAAGAACATATTTTTGAGGCTATAAATAATGCATGCATAGATTTTGTAGAGGGATCTGTGGGTGCAGGAACAGGTATGAGTTGTTTTGGACTTAAGGGAGGTATAGGTTCGGCTTCAAGGAAATTTAATATAAAAAGTAAAGAATATACAATAGGTGCTCTTGTCTTATCAAATTTTGGTACTATGGAAGATTTTTTACTTGATGGAAAGAAAGTAGGAAAATCAATTAAAAAAATAGATGAAAGAGATGAAAGTGAAAAAGAAAGAGGCTCAATTATAGTTATACTTGCAACTGATGCTCCAATGTCCGAACGACAATTAAGGAGATTATGTAAAAGAGGAGGAGCAGGAATTGTTAGGACTGGGTCTTACTTAGGAAATGGAAGTGGTGATATTATAATTGCCTTTACTACTCAAAATAGGATTAAGCACTATGAAGAAGATGGAGAAATAGCTATTAAAATGTTGAATGATAATATGATTGATATTGCTTTTAAAGGTGCAGTTGAGGCAGTTGAAGAGGCAATATTAAATTCTCTTATATGTGCCGAAACAACAGAAGGCAGGGATGGAAATATAAGATTTTCATTAAAGGATTATATTGAAAAGATAATGTATGATTATAAAAATTTATGA